The genome window GGCATCTATCCCATGTTTTATAAGGAATTTTGTACAGtctttgtgaaataaaatgacaTGCTTCATCTGACCCCCATCCCTGGAGTTTGAGGTTTGGGGGTGCTGGGGTGGAGGGATGAGAAGATTGGCAACGAATGGAGTCCCATCTTATCCTCCAAAATTAACTATAGTCAGGTTACCAGTTTACCTGTGCAGTTTGTCTCGGGAGGAGAGTGATGGTTGGGTAACATTTCTTGACGGTGAGAAGGGTTATCTGGAATGATAAGGTTTGGGAAGGAGGTTCGATTACTGTAGCTCTTAGGCTGGGCCCCAGGATAGAGCCAGAaatccagattaaaaaaatttgctCAACTGGGCTCCTGGGAGACTACCACCACCGGTCGGAAGACCCCGGTCCTATGTCTCGGAAGACTAGGAGGGACCGGGATTCTGACGCGAGGCCTGCTGGGAGGTGTAGTTCGTTAATTGAGGGAAGTCACGTGGGGAAGGGGCGGTACTTGGCTACTGAGACTGAGTTAGAGGTGTCACGTGGGGCACTTCCTTTGCCTTTGATCGAGACGCAGGCGCAACCCTCCTGCTGCTGCGGGGATCCTTGTGACCCTTCCGCCGTGTAAAGCCAATCCGTGCACAGAAAAGCGGGGCGGACCGAGAGGAGCGGAGGGACCTCTGAGAGCCGCGGCCGCCGCCACTGCCGCGGCAGGGGCGTGGAGGGCAGGGGGCGGCCCAAGCCGAAGTTGCAAACATGGCTCAAAGCAGAGACGGTGGAAACCCCTTCGCCGAGCCCGGCGAGCTTGACAACCCCTTTCAGGTGACTTGCGCCGGCCTCTTTGGGGCAGCTGGGGTGATTTCTCGAGTCTGGAGGGTCGGGCTAACTTGTATTCCCGTTCGTGACATTTGATCCGAAGAAGGGCCGCCACGTGGGAGTGACGACTACTCCAAACCAGTGAGCATCCTGGGGGGGCGGGCCCTGCCCCTTAAGGAGCTGGTACTGGCGGTGTGGCGTGAAGGATTGGGGGCAAATATGGGGACAACAGCGTGGCCCCCAACCTGCAGTCCTTGGAGCCACAGCAATTGAGAAGAGGCCCCTGTGAGTTCCCTCAGAGGTACCAGGTGCCAGCTGAGCCCCAGATCTTTGCCCACAGGACCCAGCTGTGATCCAGCACCGACCCAGCGCGCACTATGCCACGCTTGACGTCTACAACCCTTTTGAGACCCGGGAGGTGAGATTCTGGGAGCACGGGCGGGCGAGGAAGGGTAGGGTATGCTAACAGGCCCACTTGGTTGGGGTATAGGGGACTTTTTTGCACTCAAAGGAAGAAACACCgtgatcttagctccctgagAAAGATCAGTCTGCCATGGGATGCCAATCCTTCTAAAGACACTAAGGCCAAGGATCCATCGGTTTGAGCTCTAAATGTCAGTCTTGGGAGGACCTGGAGTCTGGCAGGGCCTGATGAAGTCCCTGTCTGGGGAGCcttttttgaagaagaaaagggatGGGGCCGGTTGGAGTTGCGGAGAAAACAAACTATGTTTAGGTATACAGTTAGAAAGCAAGGGATGAAGAAGACTAGACCTGTTTGTCTCACTGCAATAGAAAAAggtaagagtttttaaaagtttaagaagGTTGATACGGTAGATGAGTGCTTTGAGTCCTGGCTAAGGAACTCGATGTGAGGGGTTATGAGGGCTGCTGCAGGTTGTAAAAGAGTTCTCTGATACAAACACAAGAACTAGCTTTCTAACaactgggggaggggctgccacCTTAGGTAATGAGTTCTAGGTCTAAAAGTATTCAAGTAGACTCTAGATTCCTGTGTTGTGAAGGACTAGATGATCCCTAAGGTTTTTTTCCAAACTCAACAGCCACCACCAAGCTATGAGCCTCCTGCCCCTGTTCCGATAGCTCCACCCTCAGCTCCCCCTTTGCAGTCTTCGAGAAAGCTCAGCCCCACAGAACCCAAGAACTATGGCTCCTACAGCACCCAGGTAAAGGGGGTGTATGGGTAGGGGTTGAGGAGAGGGGCCAGCCCTGGGGTTCAGGACTCACATTGCCCTCTGCTCATACTGCTCAGGCTTCAGCTGCAGCAGCCACAGCTGAGCTGCTAAAGAAGCAGGAGGAGCTCAACCGGAAGGCAGAGGAGTTGGACCGGAGGGAGCGAGAACTCCAGCATGCTGCCCTCGGgggcacagctagtaagtggatcCTTGATAGGGTTGGGAAGGGCATCTGACAGGTTCGAAGTCTCAAAAAAGGACCTCAGAGCATGGGCACTGGAGCCAGATTGCTGAGTTTGAATTTGGGTGCTATGTCTTATTAAGGGTGAGCTCTTAGGCCAGTTATTTAATCTTgaatgtctcagtttcctcacttgtaaaataagaattatgTTTGTACCTGTTtgacaggattgttgtgagggttaaacaaAGTCATCTATACAAAATGCTGGGCACAGTGCTTAGAAGTTGTAAGTCATAATAAATACAAGTCCTAATAAACACTCGGTATTAATATAACTTTTGCCACTTGCCCTTGTTTCTTTGAACCCTCACATTGGAAACAGAAGAGAGGACCCGGAGGTGAAAGGAAGGGGGAGTGATTTGTTGGTCTCTGTCTCATTTGTGAGATCCTCCTGCTCTTTTTGTGCCTTACAGCTCGACAGAACAATTGGCCCCCTCTACCTTCTTTTTGCCCAGTTCAGCCCTGCTTTTTCCAGGATATCTCAATGGAGATCCCCCAAGAATTTCAGAAGACAGTATCCACCATGTACTACCTCTGGATGTGTGAGTAGTGAGAAGCCTTTTTGAAGGAAAAGTACAGGTAGTAACTTGTACATCTTTCTTTTCCTGGAGCCCACTCACCCAGAACTAGACACTTCATCTATCCTCAGCATTTGAGTTTAAGTCTCATTTCTCCAGGAATCTTCCTGGATTACTCCTTTTATAGTATTTAGAACTTATTCTCCAGCCTTCTAGCAAATGTATGTTCttgccctctcccccttccccctgtcCTTATGCATAAACATATTCTGAATCCTTTAAATGTCTTTGCCAAGGGGATCACACATGATTGAGATTTTCTAGTTCTGTCTCCACTGCTGAGGATCCTGTGAAGGCAGAAGCCGCCTTCCTCTCCTTACTCTGCCACATTTGGTGAGGGCTGTGGGGTGGGCTTCTAGGGAAAGGAGCTTTCACTGACCCATCATCCTGTTCCTCTAACCCTTAGGCAGCACTCTGGCTCTTCTCCTGAATTTTCTTGCCTGCCTGGCCAACTTCTGTGTGGAGACCAGCAATGGCTCAGGCTTTGGGCTCTCTATCCTCTGGATCCTCCTTTTCACCCCCTGCTCCTTCGTCTGTTGGTACCGCCCCATGTATAAGGCTTTCCGGTAAGAAGGGGGAGTGGGGATGGTGGCAGGGAGGGGACTTGGATGTGTCCCATTCTGCTTCTCCAACCCTAATTCTTTGCCTacacttccctttctttctctttgcaggAGTGACAGTTCATTCAATTTCTtcgttttcttcttcattttcttcgtCCAGGATGTTCTGTTTGTCCTCCAGGCCATTGGCATCCCAGATTGGGGGTTCAGGTCTGTGAGGCTGCCATCTACCTTCACCCCTTCCTCCCACTCCTGTAGACCAAGTCAGCCTTGGGTACTGGCATAGGAGTTgttcagagaaaggaaatgtggtttttatccttggGAGGTGCTAATTTAACCAGAGAGACAAGATGTCCTCCATGATAGAGAGCCCAGACACAACTCTCAACAGACATAGATTAAGGGAAAGATGGCTGTGGTCAATCTgaagaggcttcctggaggagacatGTGTAACCAGGgttggagaagaggaagaatcCTCAACAGAAAGGTGTGTTTGGAGTGAGGATGTCTGGAAGAGCTTGGAGAGCTGGGAGCTGATCGTTCAGAAGCTGGGATTAAACTGTGAAGAGAGTAGGTGTAGCTTGGGATTGCGGTGCATGGAAAGCTGCCAGACTGACAGGAAAACGGCCCCTGGTGGGAAGACATAACCAGCAGAGAAGCTGGGGGGACAGAGACCCAGCTGTGAGCAGCCCCTCTTCACTTCCACATACTTTCTCCTCCTTACAGTGGCTGGATCTCTGCTCTGGTGGTGCTGAAGGCCAACCCAGCTGTAGCTGTGCTCATGCTGCTGGTTGCCCTGTTCTTCACTGGCATTGCCGTGCTGGGAATTGTGATGCTAAAGCGGGTGAGGGGCTGTAGGTGGGGCCAGGAGAGTGAGATCATGTGTCCCTAGGGGCATGGGTGGAACATTCAGGAGCAACTGGGGAGGGCCAGGCTGACGGATGGGTTCTCAGCTAATGGACCTGGGAGGCGGGTGTTGTGGGGTATATGTGGGTGTGGGTTGATAGGGAGCCACGAGGGAAAAGCTAGAGCTGCAGGCTGGTGAGTGGTGGTGATGGCGTTAGATTGGAGTTGGGTAACAGTGGCCAGAACGTGCTGTAAAGTCTATGCCTCTACTTGCAGATCCACTCCTTGTATCGCCGCACAGGTGCCAGCTTTCAGAAAGCCCAGCAAGAATTTGCAGCTGGTGTCTTCTCCAACCCTGCGGTGCGAACCGCAGCTGCCAATGCAGCCGCTGGGGCTGCCGAAAATGCCTTCCGGGCACCGTGACCCCTAACTGGGAtgccctggccctgccacttaggGGAGGTGACCTAGCCCCCATCCCCGAGGTCTCTGGGACTTGATGAGACGTCACTACTTGATGTCTTCACTATAGTGCCCCCAGTCCCACAGCCATGACTGCTGAACCTGACTTAAGGGTGTGGGGAGCCTAGTGTGACCCAGTCACtgcttccctcccactccccttcccccaatCACGCCACACTGCTGCCACCTCTACACACCCCAACCCAGCTTCCTTCTGCTGTGCCAAGGCTGTTGCTTcggttatttaaataaaaagaaagtggaaCTGGAACACAAATCACACCGTTTCCGGAATTTTAATGGGAACTAGGCCTTATGGAAGAGAAAGTGGAGGGGACTAGAATGGAAGCAGAATGTGGACTCCAGAGGGAAGGTCTGACCTGGCCTTAGTGTAAATGGAGAGCTCTCCGGGATGGGACAGGATGGGACAGCAGAGCCCGATGGCAGGCCCAGGAAGAGGGGGGGAAATCCACGGTTGGGGTGGAATCGCGGAGCTGCCAGGGAGCCCAGCTCCCTACCCCTCTCCATTAATGACAGGGAAGGAGCCGCTACTTCTGCTGGGATCACAGCAGGCCGAGGGGCCTGAGAGGCTGGGTGGGGCTCAAGTGGGAGCCGAAAGCGTTGTTAGCTCCGGCGGCCAGATCGCCCTGTCACCCtgcctcctgctccctccctccctctccccttctccctctctctccctccctccctccctccttccctctccccctccctccttccctctccccctccctccttccctctccccctcccacagGGTCTCTGGCGGGGACTACAACTCCCGGGTTGCGCCGCGCTGGCCCTCGCTCCATGCCCCTCCTCCCGCACcatcccatccccatcccccgcCTCCAGTCCCGGACCTGCTGCAGCCGAGCTGGGGGAGCgggggtgtggtggggagggg of Physeter macrocephalus isolate SW-GA unplaced genomic scaffold, ASM283717v5 random_40, whole genome shotgun sequence contains these proteins:
- the SCAMP3 gene encoding secretory carrier-associated membrane protein 3; the encoded protein is MAQSRDGGNPFAEPGELDNPFQDPAVIQHRPSAHYATLDVYNPFETREPPPSYEPPAPVPIAPPSAPPLQSSRKLSPTEPKNYGSYSTQASAAAATAELLKKQEELNRKAEELDRRERELQHAALGGTATRQNNWPPLPSFCPVQPCFFQDISMEIPQEFQKTVSTMYYLWMCSTLALLLNFLACLANFCVETSNGSGFGLSILWILLFTPCSFVCWYRPMYKAFRSDSSFNFFVFFFIFFVQDVLFVLQAIGIPDWGFSGWISALVVLKANPAVAVLMLLVALFFTGIAVLGIVMLKRIHSLYRRTGASFQKAQQEFAAGVFSNPAVRTAAANAAAGAAENAFRAP